A single genomic interval of Ischnura elegans chromosome 3, ioIscEleg1.1, whole genome shotgun sequence harbors:
- the LOC124156439 gene encoding EGF domain-specific O-linked N-acetylglucosamine transferase has translation MNFFSATMEFGLLKVAFLISFLILCWPLESAYNFSRINLPPEHLPFFFNSFPDAAEACRKDDRCPYKMHLDREACWGYEDNCVIGGTASYSKPSCPGDHKGWVQTKQAQIATFFSQGDFGYVRDKLRDMKMMCEPTFREDSSLECTKHLHYCRGRNIMINFTDLAQRPEMFRYKMDVLKEGQIGGYCRLESKRLEAEGDQLSPLQSWGPEMRNFVSLPKRPIESGDCTLVIDKPTYIMKIDAAVNMYHHFCDFLNLYASFHMNSSYAFGDGSSYFGQDNLMVIWETHPYQSAFEEAFSAFTHHPVLNLRSLEGQVVCFRNVIFPLLPRMIFGLYYNTPLIWGCHKSGLFHAFSRHMLHRLGVTRTPARRHEGKIRVTLMSRDTPYRRILNEEELIAGLEENPDYSVRRVVYNRFMSFRRQLEITHNSDIFIGVHGAGLTHLLFLPDWGVVFELYNCEDESCYLDLARLRGVKYLTWENKTLLYQQDQGHHPEGGAHAKFTNYAFDVAEFLRIVEKGARYVLSQRSFKNYKAEMHDEL, from the exons ATGAATTTTTTCTCCGCAACGATGGAATTTGGATTGCTGAAAGTTGCATTTCTCATATCGTTTCTTATCCTCTGCTGGCCCTTAGAGAGTGCGTACAATTTCTCGCGAATTAATCTTCCACCGGAGCATCTACCTTTCTTTTTCAACAGCTTCCCTGATGCTGCTGAAGCCTGTAGGAAAGATGATCGCTGCCCGTATAAG ATGCATTTGGATCGGGAAGCATGCTGGGGATATGAAGACAATTGTGTAATTGGTGGTACAGCGTCCTACTCAAAACCATCATGTCCTGGGGACCACAAAGGTTGGGTGCAGACAAAACAGGCACAAATAGCTACGTTTTTCAGCCAAGGCGATTTTGGCTACGTgagggataaattaagagatatgaaAATGATGTGTGAGCCTACATTTAGA GAAGATTCTTCCTTGGAGTGCACAAAACACCTTCATTACTGCCGTGGCCGGAACATCATGATCAATTTCACTGATCTTGCCCAGAGACCTGAAATGTTTCGGTATAAAATGGATGTTTTGAAAGAAGGTCAAATTGGTGGATACTGCAG GCTGGAAAGTAAGCGACTGGAGGCTGAGGGAGATCAGCTTAGCCCTTTGCAGTCATGGGGACCTGAGATGCGTAACTTTGTCAGCCTGCCTAAGCGCCCGATTGAATCAGGCGATTGCACTCTTGTCATTGACAAGCCAACCTACATCATGAAAATAGATGCAG CTGTTAACATGTACCACCACTTCTGTGACTTCCTCAATCTGTATGCATCATTCCACATGAACTCCTCCTATGCTTTTGGTGATGGTTCAAGCTATTTTGGCCAGGACAACTTAATGGTTATCTGGGAGACTCACCCTTACCAGTCAGCATTTGAGGAGGCCTTCTCGGCCTTTACCCACCACCCTGTGCTCAACTTACGAAGCTTGGAGGGTCAGGTTGTCTGCTTTCGCAACGTCATCTTTCCACTCCTACCGAGAATGATCTTTGGGCTCTACTATAACACTCCTCTT ATTTGGGGGTGTCACAAGAGTGGTCTCTTCCATGCCTTCTCCCGTCACATGCTTCACCGTCTCGGTGTGACGCGGACCCCAGCTAGGCGCCATGAAGGGAAGATCAGGGTCACCCTGATGTCGAGAGACACGCCTTACAGAAGGATACTCAATGAGGAGGAGCTTATTGCTGGTCTGGAGGAGAATCCTGACTATTCAGTTCGAAGG GTTGTGTACAACAGGTTTATGAGTTTCAGGCGTCAATTGGAAATCACTCATAACAGTGACATCTTCATTGGTGTCCATGGGGCGGGTCTGACTCATCTGCTCTTCCTACCTGATTGGGGAGTTGTATTTGAATT atacAATTGTGAAGATGAAAGCTGTTATCTGGACCTTGCTAGGCTTCGTGGTGTAAAATACCTTACTTGGGAAAACAAAACTTTGCTGTATCAACAAGATCAG